In the genome of Pseudomonas sp. LBUM920, one region contains:
- a CDS encoding nucleobase:cation symporter-2 family protein, whose product MTIPKASPQRPEDENLGTAANMAYGLQHVLTMYGGIVAVPLIVGQAAGLSPADIGLLIAASLFAGGLATLLQTLGLPFFGCQLPLVQGVSFAGVATMVAIVGSDGAGGLPAILGAVMAASFIGLLITPVFSRITKFFPPLVTGIVITTIGLTLMPVAARWAMGGNSRAADFGSMANIGLAALTLVLVLLLSKIGSAAISRLSILLAMVIGTVIAVFLGMADFSGVAQGPMFGFPTPFHFGMPTFHVAAIISMCIVVMVTLVETSADILAVGEIIDTKVDSKRLGNGLRADMLSSMFAPIFGSFTQSAFAQNVGLVAVTGVKSRFVVATGGVFLVVLGLLPFMGRVIAAVPTSVLGGAGIVLFGTVAASGIRTLSKVDYRNNMNLIIVATSIGFGMIPIAAPNFYDHFPTWFATIFHSGISSSAIMAILLNLAFNHFTAGNSDQQSVFVAGTERSLCFHDVAALRDGDYFSGGKLFDAEGKEIPVVADVPRKAVKPETTEV is encoded by the coding sequence ATGACTATCCCTAAGGCGTCACCGCAGCGGCCAGAAGATGAGAATCTTGGCACCGCCGCCAACATGGCTTACGGCCTGCAGCATGTGCTCACCATGTACGGCGGCATCGTTGCCGTGCCGTTGATCGTCGGCCAGGCGGCCGGTTTGTCGCCGGCGGATATCGGCCTGTTGATCGCCGCGTCGCTGTTTGCCGGTGGCCTGGCCACGCTGTTGCAGACCCTGGGCCTGCCATTTTTTGGCTGCCAGCTGCCGCTGGTGCAGGGCGTGTCCTTTGCCGGTGTAGCGACCATGGTGGCGATAGTCGGCAGTGATGGCGCCGGCGGACTACCGGCGATTCTCGGCGCGGTGATGGCCGCGTCGTTTATCGGCTTGCTGATCACGCCGGTGTTCTCACGGATCACCAAGTTTTTTCCGCCGTTGGTCACCGGCATTGTGATCACCACCATTGGCCTCACACTGATGCCCGTGGCGGCACGCTGGGCCATGGGCGGCAACAGCCGCGCGGCGGATTTCGGCAGCATGGCCAATATCGGCCTCGCCGCGTTGACCCTGGTGCTGGTGTTGCTGCTGAGCAAGATCGGCAGCGCGGCCATTTCGCGGCTGTCGATTCTGTTGGCGATGGTGATCGGCACTGTGATCGCGGTGTTTTTGGGCATGGCGGATTTCTCCGGTGTGGCCCAGGGGCCCATGTTCGGCTTCCCCACGCCGTTCCATTTCGGCATGCCGACCTTTCATGTGGCGGCAATCATTTCCATGTGCATCGTGGTGATGGTCACCCTGGTGGAAACCTCGGCGGACATCCTCGCGGTGGGCGAGATCATCGACACCAAGGTCGATTCCAAGCGCCTGGGTAATGGTTTGCGCGCCGACATGCTGTCGAGCATGTTCGCGCCGATCTTCGGTTCATTCACCCAAAGCGCGTTCGCCCAGAACGTCGGACTGGTGGCAGTGACCGGGGTAAAGAGCCGCTTTGTGGTGGCCACGGGCGGGGTGTTTCTGGTGGTGCTGGGGCTGTTGCCGTTTATGGGCCGGGTGATCGCGGCCGTGCCGACATCGGTGCTCGGCGGCGCCGGCATCGTGCTGTTCGGCACCGTGGCGGCCAGTGGTATTCGCACGCTGTCCAAGGTGGATTACCGCAACAACATGAACCTGATCATCGTGGCCACGTCTATCGGCTTCGGCATGATCCCCATCGCGGCGCCGAACTTCTACGACCACTTCCCCACCTGGTTCGCGACCATTTTCCACTCGGGCATCAGTTCGTCGGCGATCATGGCGATCCTGCTGAACCTGGCGTTCAACCACTTCACCGCGGGTAACTCGGACCAGCAGTCGGTGTTCGTGGCGGGCACTGAGCGCAGTTTGTGCTTCCACGATGTGGCGGCATTGCGCGATGGGGATTACTTCAGCGGCGGCAAGTTGTTTGATGCTGAAGGGAAAGAAATTCCGGTGGTGGCTGACGTGCCAAGGAAGGCCGTAAAACCTGAAACCACCGAAGTCTAA
- a CDS encoding proline iminopeptidase-family hydrolase, which yields MEFIEKVREGYAAFGAYQTWYRVTGDLTTGRTPLVIIHGGPGCTHDYVDAFKDVAASGHAVIHYDQLGNGRSTHLPDKDPSFWTIGLFLEELNNLLDHLQISDNYAILGQSWGGMLGSEHAILQPKGLRAFIPANSPTCMRTWVSEANRLRQLLPEGVHETLLKHEQAGTYQDPEYLAASRIFYDQHVCRVIPWPEEVARTFAAVDADPTVYHAMSGPTEFHVIGSLKDWNVIGRLSAINVPTLVISGRHDEATPLVVKPFLDEIADVRWALFEDSSHMPHVEERQACMGTVVKFLDEVCSVPHNVLKAG from the coding sequence ATGGAATTCATCGAGAAAGTCCGCGAAGGTTATGCGGCATTCGGCGCCTACCAGACCTGGTACCGCGTCACTGGCGACCTGACCACCGGCCGTACACCGTTGGTGATCATCCACGGCGGCCCCGGCTGCACCCATGACTATGTCGACGCCTTCAAAGACGTGGCTGCCAGCGGCCATGCGGTGATTCACTACGACCAGTTGGGCAATGGCCGCTCCACCCATTTGCCGGACAAAGACCCGTCGTTCTGGACCATCGGCCTGTTCCTTGAAGAGTTGAACAACCTGCTGGACCACCTGCAGATCAGCGACAACTACGCGATCCTCGGGCAATCCTGGGGCGGCATGCTCGGCAGCGAGCACGCGATTCTGCAGCCGAAGGGCTTGCGCGCGTTTATCCCGGCCAACTCGCCCACCTGCATGCGCACGTGGGTCAGCGAAGCCAACCGCCTGCGCCAACTGCTGCCTGAAGGCGTGCACGAAACCCTGCTCAAACACGAACAGGCCGGCACCTACCAGGACCCGGAATACCTCGCCGCCTCGCGGATTTTTTATGACCAGCACGTGTGCCGTGTCATACCGTGGCCGGAAGAAGTGGCCCGCACCTTCGCAGCGGTGGACGCCGACCCGACGGTGTACCACGCCATGAGCGGCCCGACCGAGTTTCACGTGATTGGCAGCCTCAAGGACTGGAATGTGATTGGCCGCCTGTCGGCGATCAATGTGCCGACCCTGGTGATTTCCGGCCGACACGACGAGGCGACGCCACTGGTGGTCAAGCCGTTTCTGGATGAGATCGCGGACGTGCGCTGGGCGCTGTTTGAAGATTCCAGCCACATGCCCCACGTGGAAGAGCGCCAGGCGTGCATGGGGACCGTGGTGAAGTTTCTGGATGAGGTGTGCTCAGTGCCGCACAACGTCCTCAAGGCGGGCTAA
- a CDS encoding LuxR family transcriptional regulator, translating to MLTRLTAFNNRLMPGRSLDEQMDNTFILAQQLGFDALVYDYTPVPIDQDGSLITPSVLELRNTPPDWHALWCSEGFYQIDPVQHLALSTVSPFVWSYEAKAQTALQKIIDPCHAPVSSYLHERQLTCGVSVPIHLPRGGFASLTGLRTGKASTVLKDAQQTLADFSLITHALQEAAYPLFSKELRTYPHIHLTKRERECLKWAADGLTAAEIATQLSRSLAVVTLHLASAMHKLGAKNRVQAVVRATHYRLLED from the coding sequence ATGCTGACCAGGCTGACTGCCTTCAATAATCGTCTGATGCCGGGCAGGAGCCTGGATGAACAGATGGACAATACCTTTATCCTGGCCCAGCAGCTGGGCTTCGACGCGCTGGTGTACGACTACACGCCGGTGCCCATCGACCAGGACGGCTCGCTGATCACGCCCTCGGTGCTGGAGCTGCGCAACACGCCGCCCGACTGGCATGCGTTATGGTGCAGCGAAGGGTTTTACCAGATCGACCCGGTGCAACACCTGGCCCTGAGCACGGTGTCCCCGTTCGTATGGTCCTACGAGGCAAAAGCCCAGACCGCGCTGCAGAAAATCATCGACCCCTGCCACGCCCCCGTGTCTTCTTACCTGCATGAACGCCAACTGACCTGCGGCGTCAGCGTGCCGATTCACCTGCCTCGCGGTGGTTTCGCGTCACTCACCGGCTTGCGCACCGGCAAGGCCAGCACGGTGTTGAAGGATGCGCAGCAGACCCTGGCGGACTTCAGCCTGATCACCCATGCCCTGCAGGAAGCGGCTTACCCGCTGTTCAGCAAAGAGCTGCGCACTTACCCGCATATTCACCTGACCAAACGCGAGCGTGAATGCCTGAAATGGGCTGCCGATGGCCTGACCGCTGCCGAAATCGCCACCCAGTTGAGCCGCTCGCTGGCGGTGGTCACCCTGCACCTGGCCTCGGCGATGCACAAGTTGGGGGCCAAGAACCGCGTGCAGGCGGTGGTTCGCGCCACGCATTACCGCTTGCTGGAAGACTGA
- a CDS encoding proline iminopeptidase-family hydrolase encodes MWREIAPDQQYNVQVDGHNLVVYSFGAGDEVLLCLNGGPGLPCDYLRDAHGWLKAHNLRVVAFDQLGTGASARPTDVSLWEISRYVEEVETVRQALGLGRVHLLGHSWGGWLGIEYAIHYPDALKSLILENTVGDIPHLSQELERLRGALGSETVAMMQRHEAMGTLDHPQYQAAITLLNYRHVCRLDEWPEPVKRSLGDWNMGPYETMQGPNEFLYIGNLKDWNRIPEMAEFKMPILITTGQHDELTPACAHRMKLAARHAELHVFPNSSHMPFYEEPHAYFPVLLDFLARHRG; translated from the coding sequence ATGTGGCGTGAAATTGCCCCCGACCAGCAGTACAACGTGCAAGTCGACGGCCATAACCTCGTGGTCTACAGCTTTGGCGCTGGCGATGAGGTGCTCTTGTGCCTCAATGGCGGCCCGGGCCTGCCGTGTGACTACTTGCGCGACGCCCATGGCTGGCTCAAAGCGCATAACCTGCGAGTGGTTGCATTCGACCAGCTTGGCACCGGCGCATCAGCCAGACCGACTGATGTTTCCTTGTGGGAAATCAGCCGTTATGTCGAAGAAGTCGAAACCGTGCGCCAGGCCCTCGGCCTGGGCCGCGTGCACCTGCTCGGGCATTCCTGGGGCGGCTGGCTGGGCATCGAATACGCCATCCATTACCCCGATGCGCTGAAAAGCCTGATCCTCGAAAACACTGTCGGCGACATCCCGCACCTGTCCCAGGAACTCGAACGCCTGCGCGGTGCCCTCGGCAGCGAAACCGTGGCCATGATGCAGCGTCATGAAGCCATGGGCACCCTGGACCACCCGCAGTACCAGGCCGCCATCACCTTGCTCAACTACCGCCACGTCTGCCGCCTGGATGAATGGCCGGAGCCGGTCAAGCGCTCGCTCGGCGACTGGAACATGGGCCCGTACGAAACCATGCAAGGCCCCAACGAATTCCTCTACATCGGCAACCTCAAGGACTGGAACCGCATCCCCGAGATGGCCGAGTTCAAGATGCCGATCCTGATCACCACCGGCCAGCACGATGAGCTCACGCCCGCCTGCGCGCATCGCATGAAGCTGGCCGCCAGGCATGCCGAGTTGCACGTGTTCCCCAACAGCAGCCACATGCCTTTTTATGAGGAGCCCCACGCGTACTTCCCGGTGCTGCTGGACTTCCTCGCGCGTCACCGGGGCTGA
- a CDS encoding ABC transporter permease, producing the protein MNLARYRFVLSRPLQLLPVLFGISLITFVLVRSIPGDPARALLGSRSTPDALLKIRAQYGLDQPLWLQYFYFLKNLLKGDLGQSLLYKVDALKLIVTRIEPTLVLVLGSVLLALLIALPLATWAARNKGGWADNLIRVFTTVGLGMPAFWLGLMLILLLSVKWGLFPVSGYGRTWLDKAHHMLLPCLTIALALSAVLVRNLRASMLMELQADHVTAARARGLSEAAVFRRHVLPNSLVPAVNLLAVNIGWLISGTVVIESLFAIPGIGQLLVRGIFTRDYMVVQGVAMVLACATVVVNFVADVVTVALDPRVKMQ; encoded by the coding sequence ATGAACCTGGCGCGCTACCGTTTTGTGCTGTCCCGGCCGCTGCAATTGCTGCCGGTGCTGTTTGGCATCAGCCTGATCACCTTTGTGCTGGTGCGCTCGATCCCGGGCGACCCGGCCCGGGCCTTGCTCGGCTCGCGCAGTACACCGGATGCCTTGCTGAAAATCCGCGCCCAATACGGCCTGGATCAGCCGTTGTGGCTGCAATACTTCTACTTCCTCAAGAACCTGCTCAAGGGCGATCTCGGCCAATCGCTGCTGTACAAAGTCGATGCCTTGAAGCTGATCGTCACCCGCATCGAGCCGACCCTGGTGCTGGTGCTTGGCAGTGTGCTGCTGGCGCTGTTGATCGCGCTGCCGTTGGCGACGTGGGCGGCGCGTAATAAGGGCGGATGGGCGGACAACCTAATCCGTGTGTTCACCACCGTCGGCCTGGGCATGCCGGCGTTCTGGCTGGGCTTGATGTTGATTCTGTTGCTGAGTGTGAAGTGGGGCCTGTTCCCGGTGTCTGGCTACGGCCGCACCTGGCTGGACAAGGCCCACCATATGCTGCTGCCGTGCCTGACCATCGCCCTGGCGCTGTCGGCGGTGCTGGTGCGCAACCTGCGCGCGAGCATGCTGATGGAGTTGCAGGCCGATCACGTCACCGCCGCCCGCGCGCGTGGGCTGTCGGAAGCTGCTGTGTTCCGTCGGCATGTGTTGCCCAATTCGCTGGTGCCGGCGGTCAACCTGCTGGCGGTGAACATCGGCTGGCTGATCAGCGGCACGGTGGTGATCGAAAGCCTGTTCGCGATTCCCGGTATCGGCCAATTGCTGGTGCGCGGCATTTTCACCCGTGACTACATGGTGGTGCAGGGCGTGGCCATGGTGCTGGCCTGTGCGACGGTGGTGGTCAACTTCGTTGCCGACGTGGTGACGGTGGCCCTCGATCCACGGGTGAAGATGCAATGA
- a CDS encoding ABC transporter permease, with amino-acid sequence MSGRPLIAPWRLRLRFGFRNGRLTAAWGLLVLLVWLALALFAPWLAPFDPIAQNTDISLLGPGLAHPFGTDNYGRDILSRVIWGARIDLQLAIVGVIFPFMIGTFVGAVSGYIGGRFDSFCMRVIDVILAFPFLVLMLAIMAILGPGLKSFYIAMALVGWVSYARLIRSQILVLKESEFALAAKSLGFGHGRILFRHLLPNAMFGSIVFSMSDAVLVLLNGAAVSYLGLGVQPPTAEWGTMVAEGQAFITTAWWICTFPGLAIVTLAMGFSLLADGVAQVLGDRA; translated from the coding sequence ATGAGCGGCCGCCCACTGATTGCTCCGTGGCGTTTGCGCCTGCGTTTTGGTTTTCGCAATGGCCGGCTGACGGCGGCGTGGGGCCTGCTGGTCCTGCTGGTGTGGTTGGCCCTGGCGCTGTTTGCACCGTGGCTCGCACCCTTTGACCCGATTGCGCAGAACACTGACATCAGTTTGCTCGGGCCTGGCCTGGCGCACCCGTTCGGCACGGATAACTACGGCCGGGACATCCTTTCACGCGTGATCTGGGGCGCGCGCATCGACCTGCAACTGGCGATTGTCGGGGTGATTTTCCCGTTCATGATCGGCACCTTTGTCGGCGCGGTTTCGGGCTACATCGGCGGGCGTTTCGACAGCTTCTGCATGCGCGTGATCGACGTGATCCTGGCATTCCCGTTTCTTGTGTTGATGCTGGCGATCATGGCGATTCTCGGCCCAGGCTTGAAAAGCTTTTATATCGCCATGGCGCTGGTGGGCTGGGTGTCATATGCGCGGCTGATCCGCTCGCAGATCCTGGTGCTCAAGGAAAGCGAGTTTGCGCTGGCCGCCAAAAGCCTGGGCTTTGGCCATGGGCGCATTCTGTTCCGGCATTTGCTGCCCAACGCCATGTTCGGTTCGATTGTGTTTTCCATGTCCGACGCCGTGCTGGTGCTGCTCAATGGCGCCGCCGTGAGTTACCTGGGCCTGGGCGTGCAACCGCCGACCGCCGAGTGGGGCACGATGGTGGCCGAAGGGCAGGCGTTTATCACCACGGCCTGGTGGATTTGCACCTTTCCGGGCCTGGCCATCGTCACGCTGGCCATGGGCTTCAGCCTGCTCGCCGATGGCGTGGCGCAAGTGTTGGGGGATCGCGCATGA
- a CDS encoding ABC transporter ATP-binding protein: MSLLQVRDLSVIANNAGRDVTLVDRVSFDLAEGEILGLVGESGSGKTLACRGLMRLLPSPNLRVQGAAVRLAGQDLLTLDEAGMRAVRGGQLGMIFQNPSSHLDPLMRIGEQIAEGIRLHQGASKKDARLQAIDVLRQVGIPDPKARVDNYPHEFSGGMRQRAMIAVALGCNPEVLIADEPTTALDVTVQAQILRLLLELRDQRGLSIIMITHDLGVVAQTCDSIAVMYAGRLCEHGSKYELLANPQHPYTAGLIDCQPAHSSGHALLRTIPGQPPLLDALPQGCRFNPRCAQAGALCTQLLPQGARVACHYPLGDRS, encoded by the coding sequence ATGAGCCTGCTGCAAGTGCGTGACCTCAGCGTGATCGCCAACAATGCCGGGCGCGATGTCACCTTGGTCGACCGCGTGTCCTTTGATTTGGCCGAGGGTGAAATCCTTGGCCTGGTGGGCGAGAGCGGCTCGGGCAAGACCCTGGCCTGTCGCGGGTTGATGCGCCTGCTGCCCTCGCCCAACTTGCGCGTGCAAGGCGCTGCCGTGCGCCTGGCCGGGCAGGACCTGTTGACGCTGGACGAGGCCGGCATGCGCGCCGTGCGAGGCGGGCAACTGGGCATGATTTTCCAGAACCCCAGCAGCCATCTGGACCCGTTGATGCGCATCGGCGAGCAGATCGCCGAGGGCATTCGCCTGCACCAGGGCGCGTCGAAAAAAGACGCGCGCCTGCAAGCCATCGACGTGCTGCGCCAGGTCGGCATTCCCGATCCCAAGGCGCGGGTCGACAACTACCCCCACGAGTTTTCCGGCGGCATGCGCCAGCGCGCGATGATCGCTGTGGCGTTGGGCTGTAATCCTGAAGTGCTGATTGCCGACGAGCCGACCACCGCCCTCGATGTCACCGTACAGGCGCAAATCCTGCGCCTGTTACTGGAGCTGCGCGATCAGCGCGGCCTGTCGATCATCATGATCACCCACGACCTCGGTGTGGTGGCGCAAACCTGTGATTCCATCGCGGTGATGTACGCCGGGCGCCTGTGCGAGCACGGCAGCAAATACGAGTTGCTGGCCAACCCGCAACACCCGTACACCGCCGGCCTGATTGATTGTCAGCCTGCCCACAGCAGTGGGCACGCGTTGCTGCGCACGATTCCCGGCCAGCCGCCGTTGCTGGACGCATTGCCGCAAGGGTGTCGCTTCAACCCGCGCTGTGCGCAGGCGGGCGCCTTGTGCACGCAGTTGTTACCCCAAGGCGCGCGGGTGGCGTGCCACTATCCCTTGGGAGACCGATCATGA
- a CDS encoding ABC transporter ATP-binding protein yields the protein MSLLQIKDLEVRFAAPGTGLFGLHKQWVRAVNGVSLNLAAGETLGLVGESGSGKSTLGRAILHLNPISAGQVLFDGVDMAHGSAIDIARLRHETAMIFQDPYAALNPRHTIGETLAEVLRVQRKVAPQQIPARVNELLDLVGLRPELASRKPGSLSGGQCQRVGIARALAVEPRLIIADECVAALDVSIQGQIINLLLELQQRMNLAILFIAHDLAIVRRLCDRVAVMYLGKIVEEGPVEAVFTAPRHPYTAALIEAIPEIDPHRPLPAEPLPGEPPSPLNLPTGCAFHPRCRFARTMCSVVLPPTHFLHEHRYSCVLEAPLTPSAIHEQGVMTCNRAT from the coding sequence ATGAGCCTGTTGCAGATCAAGGACCTTGAGGTGCGTTTCGCGGCGCCCGGTACGGGCCTGTTTGGCCTGCATAAACAGTGGGTGAGGGCGGTCAATGGTGTCTCGCTGAACCTGGCCGCCGGTGAAACCCTGGGGCTGGTTGGCGAGTCCGGCAGCGGCAAGAGCACGCTCGGCCGGGCGATCCTGCACCTCAACCCGATCAGCGCCGGCCAGGTGCTGTTCGATGGCGTCGACATGGCCCATGGCAGCGCTATCGATATCGCCCGCCTGCGCCATGAAACCGCGATGATCTTCCAGGACCCGTACGCCGCATTGAACCCGCGCCACACCATCGGCGAAACCCTTGCCGAAGTGTTGCGCGTACAGCGCAAAGTGGCGCCGCAGCAGATACCGGCCCGCGTGAATGAACTGCTCGATCTGGTCGGCCTGCGCCCCGAATTGGCCAGCCGCAAACCCGGCTCTTTAAGCGGCGGCCAGTGCCAGCGTGTCGGCATCGCGCGGGCGCTGGCGGTGGAACCGCGCTTGATCATCGCTGATGAATGCGTGGCGGCGCTGGATGTGTCGATCCAGGGCCAGATCATCAACCTGTTGCTGGAACTGCAGCAGCGCATGAACCTGGCGATCCTGTTTATCGCCCATGACCTGGCCATCGTGCGGCGCCTGTGCGACCGCGTGGCGGTGATGTACCTGGGCAAAATCGTCGAGGAAGGCCCGGTGGAAGCGGTGTTTACCGCACCGCGCCATCCGTACACGGCGGCGCTGATCGAGGCGATCCCCGAGATCGATCCGCATCGGCCGTTGCCTGCAGAACCTTTGCCCGGTGAGCCACCGAGCCCGCTGAATTTGCCCACAGGCTGCGCCTTTCACCCGCGTTGCCGGTTCGCCCGAACGATGTGTTCCGTGGTGTTGCCGCCGACGCATTTCCTGCACGAGCATCGATACAGTTGCGTGCTTGAAGCGCCACTCACCCCTTCTGCCATTCATGAACAAGGAGTTATGACATGCAATCGCGCCACTTGA
- a CDS encoding ABC transporter substrate-binding protein produces the protein MQSRHLKLLAAATLTAWSLTAGLAQAAGVLTIGCREDSTTFDPIKSAQNRDTWVFANVYDTLVRVDNLGTKMEPGLAESWDISKDGLTYTFKLRDAKFSDGSPITADDAAFSLLRIRDNKASLWSDPFSLINTAKASDPHTLVVTLKTPAVAFLSQLASPTVSILSEKAMTKMGEDAYSENPVTSGAFTVDEWRKGDRVILKKNPNFWQANNVSLDGVEWVSVTDDNTRMRMVQNNELDTAIFVPFSRVEELKKDKNVVIHSDPSTREDHLLINHAHGLLAKPQVREALDMAIDKQSLVKTATYGQGTVAYSYIPKGSLYHYANNLQRPYDPTAAKKLLEAAGAKDLKLNYVVNAGNEADEQIAVIIKDQLAKVGVTANLQKVDPTQSWQMLVDGEYDISVMYWTNDILDPDQKTTFVLGHDTNQNYMTRYKNDKVKELVAAARIEADPVKREQMYIELQKLAKQDVNWIDLYYSPYINISRKNVSNFLQNPLGRFTLEEVVKN, from the coding sequence ATGCAATCGCGCCACTTGAAGTTGCTCGCCGCCGCTACGTTGACCGCGTGGTCCCTTACTGCCGGCCTGGCCCAGGCCGCCGGTGTGCTGACCATCGGCTGCCGTGAAGACAGCACCACGTTTGACCCGATCAAAAGCGCGCAAAACCGCGACACCTGGGTGTTCGCCAACGTCTACGACACGCTGGTGCGCGTGGATAACCTGGGCACCAAGATGGAGCCGGGCCTGGCAGAAAGCTGGGACATTTCCAAGGACGGCCTGACCTACACCTTCAAACTGCGCGACGCGAAGTTCTCCGACGGCTCGCCGATCACCGCCGACGACGCAGCGTTCAGCCTGCTGCGTATCCGCGACAACAAGGCCTCGTTGTGGAGCGACCCGTTCAGCCTGATCAACACGGCCAAGGCGTCGGACCCGCACACCCTGGTCGTCACCCTGAAAACTCCGGCTGTAGCCTTCCTCTCGCAATTGGCGTCGCCGACGGTGTCGATCCTGTCGGAAAAAGCCATGACCAAGATGGGCGAAGACGCTTACTCGGAAAACCCGGTGACGTCCGGCGCGTTTACCGTGGACGAGTGGCGCAAGGGCGACCGGGTGATTCTGAAAAAGAACCCGAACTTCTGGCAGGCCAACAACGTGAGCCTGGATGGCGTTGAGTGGGTATCGGTCACCGACGACAACACACGCATGCGCATGGTGCAGAACAACGAGCTCGACACAGCGATCTTCGTACCGTTCTCCCGCGTGGAAGAGCTGAAAAAAGACAAGAACGTGGTGATCCACTCCGATCCGTCGACCCGCGAAGACCACTTGCTGATCAACCACGCCCACGGCTTGCTGGCCAAACCGCAAGTGCGCGAGGCGCTGGACATGGCCATCGACAAACAATCGCTGGTCAAGACCGCCACTTACGGTCAGGGCACCGTGGCCTATTCCTACATCCCGAAAGGCTCGCTGTACCACTACGCCAACAACCTGCAACGCCCGTATGACCCGACCGCCGCCAAGAAGCTGCTGGAGGCGGCCGGTGCCAAGGACTTGAAGCTCAACTACGTGGTCAACGCCGGCAACGAAGCCGACGAGCAGATTGCGGTGATCATCAAGGACCAATTGGCCAAGGTCGGCGTGACCGCCAACCTGCAGAAAGTTGACCCGACTCAAAGCTGGCAGATGCTGGTGGACGGTGAGTACGATATTTCGGTGATGTACTGGACCAACGACATTCTCGACCCGGACCAGAAAACCACTTTCGTGCTGGGCCACGACACCAACCAGAACTACATGACCCGCTACAAGAACGACAAGGTCAAGGAGCTGGTGGCGGCTGCGCGGATCGAGGCTGATCCGGTCAAGCGTGAGCAGATGTACATCGAGTTGCAGAAACTGGCAAAACAGGATGTGAACTGGATCGACCTGTACTACAGCCCGTACATCAACATCTCACGCAAGAATGTGAGCAACTTCCTGCAAAACCCGCTGGGGCGCTTCACCCTGGAAGAAGTAGTGAAAAACTAA
- a CDS encoding YciK family oxidoreductase — protein sequence MFDYCARPELLKGRVILVTGAGRGIGAAAAKTYAAHGATVLLLGKTEANLAQVYDEIEAAGQPQPVVIPFNLETALPHQYDELAAMIEKEFGHLDGLLHNASIIGPRTPIEQLSGENFMRVMHVNVNAMFMLTSTLLPLLKLSQDASVVFTSSSVGRKGRAYWGAYGVSKFATEGLMQTLADELEDVASVRSNSINPGGTRTSMRAQAYPGENPMERPAPEYIMPVYLYLMGPDSAGVNGQAFDAQ from the coding sequence ATGTTTGATTACTGCGCACGTCCAGAACTGCTCAAAGGCCGGGTAATCCTGGTGACCGGCGCCGGTCGCGGGATTGGCGCGGCGGCGGCGAAAACCTATGCCGCCCATGGCGCCACCGTGCTGTTGCTGGGCAAGACCGAAGCCAACCTGGCCCAGGTGTATGACGAAATCGAAGCCGCGGGCCAACCGCAGCCAGTGGTGATTCCCTTCAACCTGGAGACCGCACTGCCCCATCAATACGATGAGCTGGCCGCGATGATCGAAAAAGAGTTCGGCCACCTCGACGGCCTGCTGCACAACGCTTCGATCATCGGCCCGCGCACGCCGATCGAGCAGTTGTCCGGTGAGAATTTCATGCGGGTGATGCACGTCAACGTCAACGCAATGTTCATGCTGACCAGCACGCTGCTGCCGCTGCTCAAGCTGTCCCAGGATGCGTCCGTGGTGTTCACCTCCAGCAGCGTCGGGCGCAAGGGCCGTGCCTACTGGGGCGCGTACGGCGTGTCGAAGTTCGCGACTGAAGGCTTGATGCAAACCCTGGCCGATGAGTTGGAGGATGTCGCGTCGGTGCGCTCCAACAGCATCAACCCAGGCGGCACCCGCACCAGCATGCGTGCACAGGCGTATCCAGGCGAAAACCCGATGGAAAGGCCGGCGCCGGAATACATCATGCCGGTGTACCTGTACCTGATGGGGCCGGACAGTGCGGGCGTCAATGGGCAGGCGTTTGATGCGCAGTAA